A region of Paenimyroides aestuarii DNA encodes the following proteins:
- a CDS encoding alpha/beta hydrolase — translation MKIGKKLRWGAIIVFVVMNLIAIVHSYKFTHFSDAHFEKTQRPDQLSFNQKLKILFFGVNNPRPTNDTKPLKFKTVQLQSNKKVEGWYCPVEAALGTVILFHGYGGEKSSMLDKAAIFDSLGYNTFLIDFMGSGGSEGNTTTIGFKEAEQVKTAYNYLVSKGEKEIYLFGTSMGAVAIMKAIKDYDMQPRAIILECPFGTMYDTVAARFSNMNVPTFPMAGLLVFWGGVQNNFWAFSHNPATYAKHISCPTLLLFGEKDKNVSKKEIDEIYNNLAGSKKLKTYSSAGHENYLKKYRNQWTEDVVNFLKSN, via the coding sequence ATGAAAATAGGAAAGAAACTAAGATGGGGTGCTATTATTGTTTTTGTTGTGATGAACTTAATAGCAATTGTTCATTCTTATAAATTTACGCACTTTTCAGATGCCCACTTCGAAAAAACGCAAAGGCCAGATCAATTAAGTTTCAATCAAAAATTAAAGATACTATTTTTTGGTGTAAATAATCCAAGACCAACAAACGATACAAAACCTCTAAAATTTAAAACGGTTCAATTACAAAGCAATAAAAAAGTGGAAGGTTGGTACTGCCCCGTAGAAGCAGCACTAGGAACGGTAATTCTATTTCATGGATACGGCGGTGAAAAGTCATCGATGCTTGATAAAGCTGCAATTTTTGATAGTTTAGGTTACAATACATTTCTTATTGATTTTATGGGAAGTGGTGGTTCTGAGGGAAACACAACAACAATTGGTTTTAAAGAAGCCGAACAAGTTAAAACCGCATACAATTATCTTGTATCAAAAGGAGAAAAGGAAATTTATCTTTTTGGCACTTCAATGGGGGCAGTAGCTATTATGAAAGCCATTAAAGATTATGATATGCAACCAAGAGCAATAATCCTTGAATGTCCTTTTGGAACAATGTATGATACTGTGGCTGCACGTTTTTCTAATATGAATGTTCCAACATTTCCAATGGCAGGGTTATTAGTTTTTTGGGGTGGCGTACAAAATAATTTTTGGGCTTTTAGCCACAACCCAGCTACATATGCGAAACATATTAGCTGCCCAACGTTGCTTTTGTTTGGTGAAAAGGATAAAAATGTCAGTAAAAAAGAAATCGATGAAATATATAATAATTTAGCAGGGTCTAAAAAATTAAAGACCTACTCATCTGCTGGTCACGAAAACTATTTGAAAAAATACCGAAACCAGTGGACAGAAGACGTAGTGAATTTTTTAAAGAGCAACTAA
- a CDS encoding aspartate-semialdehyde dehydrogenase produces the protein MRVAVVGATGMVGEVMLNVLAERNFPVTELIPVASEKSVGKEIAFKDKKYKVVNLQTAVEMKPDVALFSAGGETSLEWAPKFAEAGTTVVDNSSAWRMDPSKKLIVPEINANELTATDKIIANPNCSTIQLVMALAPLHKEYKIKRVVVSTYQSITGTGVKAVQQLENEYKGEKGEMAYKYQIHRNAIPHCDSFLDNGYTKEEMKLTNETKKIMGDDSIKVTATAVRIPVVGGHSEAVNIEFENDFDVNKVRALLQNTPGIMVQDNLDTFTYPMPLYAQNKNEVFVGRIRRDESQENTLNMWIVADNLRKGAATNTIQIAEYLLENQLIG, from the coding sequence ATGAGAGTAGCTGTAGTTGGCGCAACCGGAATGGTTGGCGAGGTCATGCTGAATGTTTTGGCTGAACGTAATTTTCCTGTAACAGAATTAATTCCGGTGGCATCTGAAAAATCGGTTGGTAAGGAAATAGCTTTTAAAGATAAGAAGTATAAGGTGGTAAATTTGCAAACAGCCGTTGAAATGAAACCCGATGTGGCATTGTTTTCAGCAGGTGGAGAAACATCGCTGGAATGGGCACCAAAGTTTGCCGAAGCGGGCACAACTGTAGTCGATAATTCATCGGCTTGGAGAATGGATCCCTCCAAAAAATTAATTGTTCCAGAAATTAATGCAAACGAATTAACCGCAACCGATAAAATCATTGCCAATCCAAACTGTTCCACTATTCAATTGGTAATGGCGTTGGCTCCGTTGCATAAAGAATACAAAATTAAGCGTGTGGTTGTATCAACCTATCAGTCGATTACCGGAACGGGCGTAAAGGCGGTTCAGCAGCTAGAGAATGAATACAAAGGCGAAAAAGGCGAAATGGCTTACAAATACCAAATTCATAGAAATGCGATTCCTCATTGCGATAGTTTCTTAGATAACGGTTACACCAAAGAAGAAATGAAACTGACCAACGAAACCAAAAAAATCATGGGTGACGACAGCATTAAGGTTACGGCTACGGCAGTTCGTATTCCGGTTGTTGGCGGGCACAGTGAAGCAGTGAATATTGAGTTTGAAAACGATTTTGATGTAAATAAAGTACGTGCTTTACTGCAAAATACACCGGGAATTATGGTACAAGATAATTTAGATACTTTTACTTACCCAATGCCGTTGTACGCGCAAAATAAAAACGAGGTTTTTGTAGGAAGAATCCGACGAGATGAAAGCCAAGAAAACACTCTAAATATGTGGATTGTTGCAGATAATTTACGAAAAGGAGCAGCAACCAATACCATACAAATTGCCGAATATTTGTTAGAAAACCAATTAATAGGTTAA
- the recJ gene encoding single-stranded-DNA-specific exonuclease RecJ — protein MRWSLKQNPDSQIIQHLKSTLNVSPLIATLLAQRGVDSFEKAKKFFRPNLADLYNPYLMKDMDKAVERIEKAIKTNERILVFGDYDVDGTTAVALMSSYLKSFYPDVDTYIPDRYAEGYGISNQGIDYAEDNGISLIIALDCGIKSIDKIEYANQKGIDFVICDHHLPGDEVPNAVAVLDPKQKDCNYPFKELCGCGVGFKLIQALAANRGETIEDLIPYLDLVATAIAADIVPIVDENRILAYFGLQVINSNPRQGILAMKKQFAIKEFTITDVVFKIAPRINAAGRIKHGNYAVRLLTEFNLEEAIECAKEIDEFNNNRRVLDQQITEEALQQILENKEENTYTSVVYHESWHKGVIGIVASRLIETYYRPTLVFTKSGDYLAASARSVKGFDVYEALEKCSEHIVQFGGHMYAAGLTIKVSEYENFKVKFEEVVKSSITIEQKSEEIEIDAIVDFNEFDEKTLRILKQFEPHGPGNMTPVFFTSNVFDTGNAQCIGKNNEHLRMFVKQNHTQAFPAIAFKKGDMIDAIRNLKLMNLVYSLSENHWKDKIFVQLQVKDIRTQ, from the coding sequence ATGCGTTGGTCGTTAAAGCAAAATCCCGATTCTCAAATAATTCAGCATTTAAAATCCACATTAAATGTAAGTCCGCTTATAGCTACATTGTTGGCGCAGCGAGGTGTGGACTCTTTTGAAAAGGCCAAAAAATTTTTCCGACCAAACTTGGCAGATTTGTACAATCCGTATTTAATGAAAGATATGGATAAAGCCGTGGAGCGAATTGAAAAAGCTATTAAAACCAACGAACGTATTTTGGTTTTTGGTGATTATGATGTGGATGGAACTACGGCGGTTGCATTGATGTCTTCGTATCTGAAAAGTTTTTATCCTGATGTGGACACCTATATTCCCGACCGCTATGCCGAAGGTTACGGAATTTCAAACCAAGGAATCGACTATGCCGAAGACAACGGAATTTCGTTGATAATTGCGTTGGATTGTGGTATAAAATCAATCGATAAAATAGAATATGCCAACCAAAAAGGAATTGATTTTGTAATCTGTGACCACCATTTGCCCGGCGATGAGGTTCCAAATGCGGTTGCGGTTTTAGATCCCAAACAAAAAGATTGCAATTATCCGTTTAAGGAATTGTGCGGTTGTGGTGTGGGTTTTAAGTTGATACAGGCTTTGGCAGCAAACCGAGGCGAAACCATTGAAGATTTAATTCCGTATCTAGATTTGGTGGCAACAGCCATTGCAGCCGATATTGTGCCTATTGTAGATGAAAATCGAATTTTGGCTTATTTTGGTTTGCAGGTGATCAACAGCAATCCGCGACAAGGTATTTTGGCAATGAAAAAACAATTTGCCATTAAGGAGTTCACCATAACCGATGTGGTTTTTAAAATTGCTCCGAGAATTAATGCTGCCGGACGTATAAAACATGGTAATTATGCGGTTCGATTACTCACAGAATTTAATTTAGAGGAAGCCATTGAGTGTGCCAAAGAAATTGACGAATTTAATAACAACCGGCGCGTTTTAGATCAACAAATCACCGAAGAAGCCTTGCAACAGATTCTTGAAAACAAGGAAGAAAACACTTACACATCAGTTGTTTATCATGAAAGCTGGCACAAAGGTGTGATTGGTATTGTGGCTTCCCGTTTGATTGAAACCTATTATCGTCCTACGTTGGTTTTTACGAAAAGTGGCGATTATCTGGCTGCTTCGGCAAGATCTGTTAAAGGTTTTGATGTGTATGAAGCATTAGAGAAATGTTCAGAACACATTGTTCAATTTGGTGGGCACATGTATGCAGCGGGTTTAACGATTAAAGTTTCTGAATACGAAAATTTCAAGGTGAAGTTTGAAGAAGTTGTGAAATCAAGCATCACAATCGAACAAAAATCAGAAGAAATTGAGATTGATGCCATAGTTGATTTTAACGAATTTGACGAAAAAACACTTCGTATTTTGAAACAGTTTGAGCCGCATGGCCCTGGAAACATGACGCCTGTCTTTTTTACATCGAATGTTTTTGATACAGGAAATGCGCAATGTATCGGTAAAAATAACGAGCATTTACGAATGTTTGTAAAGCAAAATCACACCCAAGCTTTTCCTGCAATTGCCTTTAAAAAAGGAGATATGATTGATGCCATTCGCAATTTAAAATTGATGAATTTGGTGTATTCATTGTCGGAAAACCATTGGAAAGATAAAATTTTTGTTCAATTGCAAGTAAAAGATATCAGAACCCAATAA
- the rnc gene encoding ribonuclease III, whose protein sequence is MNNSGIFCSAITKIIGYKPKKIILFETAFTHRSLNKTTLTGDALNYERLEFLGDAILGSVIAAFLYKNAPKGDEGYLTQMRSKIVNRAYLNSVGKKLQLIHLVRSKANVANFGDNINGNLLEALIGAIYIDAGFAVCEKFIYKNILIDFKDLGYLENKITSYKSLFIEYCQKNKCTFRFENCEDNGKDPVKHFCIKLYFNDVEIARARATSKKKAEEKAAQRAFFALQKEMQ, encoded by the coding sequence ATGAACAATAGTGGGATTTTTTGTTCTGCCATCACCAAAATAATCGGGTACAAACCCAAAAAAATCATATTGTTTGAAACTGCGTTTACCCACAGGTCTTTAAACAAAACCACCCTTACAGGCGATGCGCTTAATTACGAACGTTTAGAATTTTTAGGCGATGCTATTTTAGGCTCCGTCATTGCTGCTTTCTTATACAAAAATGCCCCAAAAGGCGATGAGGGCTACTTAACACAAATGCGCTCCAAAATTGTGAATAGAGCGTATTTAAACAGCGTTGGCAAAAAGCTGCAATTGATTCATTTAGTGCGATCTAAAGCTAATGTAGCCAATTTTGGAGATAACATCAACGGAAATCTTCTAGAAGCTTTAATTGGCGCTATTTATATTGATGCCGGATTTGCCGTTTGTGAAAAATTCATCTATAAAAACATTTTAATAGATTTTAAAGATTTAGGCTATCTGGAAAACAAAATCACCAGCTACAAAAGCTTATTCATTGAATATTGCCAAAAAAATAAATGTACGTTTAGGTTTGAAAACTGCGAAGACAATGGCAAAGACCCAGTAAAACATTTCTGCATAAAATTATACTTCAACGATGTAGAAATTGCACGTGCACGTGCAACCAGCAAGAAAAAAGCAGAAGAAAAGGCTGCCCAACGGGCGTTTTTTGCATTGCAAAAAGAAATGCAGTAA
- the fabF gene encoding beta-ketoacyl-ACP synthase II encodes MQLKRVVVTGLGALTPIGNNLQEYWDGLVNGKSGAAPITYYDTEKHKTKFACEVKNFNVEDFIDKKEVRRLDKFAQYAIVASDEAIKDAGITLENVNKYRVGVIWGAGIGGLQTFQDEVMNYAAGDGTPRFNPFFIPKMIADIAPGHISMRNGFMGPNYTTVSACASSANALVDAFNYIRLGMCDVIVSGGSEAAVTIAGMGGFNSMQALSTRNESPETASRPFDATRDGFVLGEGAGALVLEEYEHAVARGAKIYCEVGGGGLSSDAYHLTAPHPEGIGVIAVMENCLRDAGLKPEDVDHINTHGTSTPLGDVAELKAIKAVFGDHAKNININSTKSMTGHLLGAAGAIEAIASILAMQNGIIPPTINHTTVDENIDPSLNLTLNKAQKRDIKVAMSNTFGFGGHNACVLFKKI; translated from the coding sequence ATGCAATTAAAGCGTGTTGTTGTAACGGGTCTTGGAGCATTAACTCCTATTGGAAACAATCTTCAAGAATATTGGGACGGCCTTGTGAACGGAAAAAGTGGCGCTGCCCCTATTACTTATTACGATACTGAAAAGCATAAAACCAAATTTGCTTGTGAGGTAAAAAACTTCAATGTTGAAGATTTTATCGACAAAAAAGAGGTGCGTAGATTGGATAAATTTGCTCAATACGCAATTGTTGCCAGTGACGAAGCCATTAAAGATGCTGGAATTACATTGGAAAATGTAAACAAATACAGAGTGGGCGTTATTTGGGGAGCAGGAATTGGAGGTTTGCAAACTTTTCAAGACGAAGTGATGAATTATGCCGCTGGTGATGGAACACCGCGTTTTAATCCATTCTTTATTCCAAAAATGATTGCTGATATTGCTCCGGGACACATTTCTATGCGAAATGGTTTTATGGGACCAAATTACACTACCGTTTCTGCATGTGCTTCTTCGGCAAATGCATTGGTAGATGCTTTCAACTACATCCGTTTAGGAATGTGTGATGTGATTGTTTCAGGTGGTTCAGAAGCAGCTGTAACCATTGCAGGTATGGGCGGATTTAACTCTATGCAAGCATTATCAACCAGAAACGAAAGTCCGGAAACCGCTTCAAGACCATTTGATGCTACTCGCGATGGATTTGTTTTAGGCGAAGGTGCAGGTGCTTTGGTATTAGAAGAGTACGAACATGCTGTTGCTCGTGGTGCTAAAATCTACTGCGAAGTTGGCGGTGGTGGTTTATCTTCTGATGCGTATCACTTAACTGCGCCACATCCTGAAGGAATTGGTGTTATTGCCGTAATGGAAAACTGTTTGCGCGATGCCGGTTTAAAACCAGAAGACGTGGACCATATCAACACACACGGAACTTCAACACCGCTTGGAGATGTTGCCGAATTAAAAGCAATTAAAGCAGTTTTTGGCGATCATGCTAAAAACATCAACATCAACTCTACTAAATCAATGACTGGTCACTTATTGGGTGCTGCTGGTGCTATTGAAGCAATTGCTTCTATCTTGGCGATGCAAAACGGAATTATCCCTCCAACGATTAACCACACAACGGTAGATGAAAATATCGATCCATCATTAAACCTTACTTTAAACAAAGCACAAAAACGCGATATTAAAGTAGCCATGAGCAATACTTTTGGTTTTGGTGGGCACAATGCTTGTGTTTTATTCAAAAAAATATAA
- a CDS encoding acyl carrier protein: MSDIASRVKAIIVDKLGVDENEVVTEASFTNDLGADSLDTVELIMEFEKEFDIQIPDDQAENIATVGQAISYIEEAKK, translated from the coding sequence ATGTCAGACATTGCATCAAGAGTAAAGGCAATTATCGTTGACAAATTAGGAGTTGACGAAAACGAAGTTGTAACAGAAGCAAGCTTCACAAATGATTTAGGAGCTGATTCATTAGACACTGTTGAGCTAATCATGGAGTTTGAAAAAGAATTTGATATTCAAATCCCAGACGATCAGGCTGAAAACATTGCTACTGTTGGTCAAGCTATCTCTTACATCGAAGAGGCTAAAAAATAA
- the purN gene encoding phosphoribosylglycinamide formyltransferase has translation MKNIVLMASGSGSNAENIICFFRDKNILCNFHIITNKKDAFVLERAKKLNVPAEVITKKQNEEGVLLDRINELKPDLIVLAGYLLLFPAEIVALYPNKIINIHPALLPKFGGKGMYGSFVHEAVVAHKESETGITIHYVSEHYDEGAVIFQAKTPVVVTDTPLDIANKVHKLEYEHFPKVIEKLLND, from the coding sequence ATGAAAAACATTGTTTTAATGGCTTCTGGGTCGGGTAGTAACGCTGAAAATATTATTTGTTTTTTTAGAGATAAAAATATTTTGTGCAATTTTCATATCATTACCAATAAAAAGGATGCTTTTGTTTTGGAACGTGCCAAAAAATTAAATGTTCCTGCCGAAGTAATTACAAAAAAACAAAATGAGGAGGGTGTTTTGCTTGATAGAATCAATGAATTAAAGCCCGATTTAATTGTTTTAGCTGGATATCTATTATTGTTTCCTGCCGAAATTGTGGCTTTGTATCCTAATAAAATAATAAATATTCATCCGGCATTGTTGCCCAAATTTGGCGGCAAAGGCATGTATGGGTCGTTTGTACACGAAGCGGTTGTTGCCCATAAAGAAAGTGAAACAGGCATCACTATTCACTATGTGAGCGAACATTACGACGAAGGTGCTGTGATTTTTCAGGCAAAAACGCCGGTTGTGGTAACCGATACCCCTTTAGATATTGCCAATAAAGTACATAAACTAGAGTATGAACATTTTCCAAAAGTGATTGAAAAGCTGCTGAATGATTAA
- the rnhA gene encoding ribonuclease HI encodes MQPEILLYTDGSSRGNPGPGGYGVILHLNNTKHYKELSKGYRTTTNNRMELLAVIVGLEALTKDNLTVLVVSDSKYVVDSVAKGWVFGWEKKGFAGKKNPDLWQRFLKVYRKHKVSFQWIKGHNNHPMNERCDFLAVQASKETKLLIDEWYEENND; translated from the coding sequence ATGCAGCCCGAAATTCTTTTATATACCGATGGTTCATCACGAGGCAATCCGGGACCGGGTGGATATGGTGTGATCCTTCATTTAAACAACACCAAACATTACAAAGAACTATCAAAAGGATATCGCACAACCACGAACAACCGCATGGAATTGTTGGCGGTAATCGTGGGATTAGAAGCATTAACAAAAGACAATTTAACGGTTTTGGTGGTTTCTGATTCTAAATATGTGGTAGATTCTGTTGCAAAAGGTTGGGTTTTTGGTTGGGAAAAAAAGGGCTTTGCAGGGAAGAAAAATCCCGATTTATGGCAACGATTTTTAAAAGTGTACCGCAAACATAAAGTGAGCTTTCAATGGATCAAAGGGCACAACAACCACCCAATGAACGAACGCTGCGATTTTTTGGCGGTTCAGGCATCAAAAGAAACTAAATTGTTGATTGATGAATGGTATGAAGAAAACAATGATTAA
- a CDS encoding PfkB family carbohydrate kinase codes for MNKLLIVGTVAFDAIETPFGKTDKILGGAATYIGLSAAHFNVKSAIVSVVGNDFPQEYLDLLSSKNIDISGIEVVKDGKTFFWSGLYHNDLNSRDTLDTQLNVLADFNPVVPQDFKNSDVIMLGNLHPNIQISVLDQLTAKPKLVVLDTMNFWMDCALEELKQVLKRVDVLTINDEEARQLSGAYSLVKAAEIIHEMGPKYVVIKKGEHGALLFNNDQVFFAPALPLKEVFDPTGAGDTFAGGFSGYLAQQGIVSFHNMKNAIIHGSNLASFCVEKFGTERMEQLEKEEVNARLQQFKMLTQFDIELTQ; via the coding sequence ATGAACAAATTATTGATTGTAGGAACGGTTGCTTTTGATGCGATTGAAACACCTTTTGGCAAAACCGACAAAATTCTTGGAGGTGCTGCAACTTACATCGGACTTTCAGCCGCACATTTTAATGTAAAATCAGCCATCGTTTCTGTAGTTGGGAACGATTTTCCGCAAGAATATTTAGATTTATTATCAAGCAAAAATATTGATATTTCTGGAATTGAAGTAGTAAAAGATGGCAAAACATTCTTTTGGAGTGGTTTGTATCACAACGACTTAAATTCGCGCGATACGTTGGATACACAATTAAATGTTTTGGCAGATTTTAATCCGGTGGTTCCGCAAGATTTTAAAAATTCTGATGTAATCATGCTGGGAAATTTGCATCCAAACATTCAAATCAGTGTTTTAGATCAGTTAACCGCAAAACCCAAATTAGTTGTTTTAGACACTATGAATTTTTGGATGGATTGTGCTTTGGAAGAACTAAAACAAGTTTTAAAACGTGTAGATGTGCTTACCATTAACGATGAAGAAGCACGCCAGCTTTCAGGAGCATATTCATTGGTGAAAGCAGCAGAAATTATTCACGAAATGGGACCAAAATACGTGGTGATTAAAAAAGGTGAACACGGCGCTTTACTTTTCAACAATGACCAAGTGTTTTTTGCACCGGCACTGCCTTTGAAAGAAGTGTTTGATCCAACCGGAGCAGGCGATACGTTTGCTGGTGGTTTTTCAGGCTATTTAGCACAGCAAGGAATTGTTTCGTTCCACAACATGAAAAACGCGATTATTCACGGTTCCAATTTGGCATCGTTCTGTGTTGAAAAATTCGGAACCGAGCGCATGGAGCAATTAGAAAAAGAAGAAGTAAACGCACGTTTGCAACAATTTAAAATGTTAACACAGTTCGATATAGAACTAACACAATAA
- a CDS encoding amidophosphoribosyltransferase yields the protein MSDAIKHECGIAFLRLKKPLSFYKEKYGSSFYAIQKMYLLMEKQHNRGQDGAGLASIKLDMEPGERYISRVRSNKTSPIQDIFAQINGRINEELELMPELANDVDALKKHIPYLGEVFLGHVRYGTFGKNNIESVHPFLRQNNWMHRNLIVAGNFNLTNVKVLFDDLVRLGQHPKEMADTVTVMEKIGHFLDDEVEELYFDVRDKEGLSKKDASPVIGERLDVARILRRASKNWDGGFAMAGMLGHGDAFVLRDPAGIRPAFYYEDDEIVAVASERPVIQTAFNVPFTDIKELDPGKAIIIKKNGAVSFEQILDPLERKACSFERIYFSRGNDASIYQERKMLGRTMMPMILKELNNDVENAVFSYIPNTAEVSYFGMVEGAQEFLNKQKTEQILALKDELSPEKINEILSKTIRSEKITIKDAKLRTFITDDSNRDDMVEHVYDVTYGVVKPTDTLIVIDDSIVRGTTLKKSIVKMLDRLNPKKIIVVSSAPQIRYPDCYGIDMAKMETLIAFNATLELLKDRNMYHVIDEVYQKCKKQENLPDEEVVNFVKEIYAPFTDEEISDKISEMLHPETVKADLKVMFQTVENLHISCPDNLGDWYFTGNYPTAGGNRVVNRAFMNFVEGKDARAY from the coding sequence ATGAGCGACGCTATAAAACACGAATGTGGTATTGCATTTTTACGATTAAAAAAACCGCTTTCTTTTTACAAAGAAAAATACGGTTCTAGCTTTTATGCCATTCAGAAAATGTATTTGCTAATGGAAAAACAGCACAACCGCGGACAAGATGGTGCGGGTTTGGCAAGCATTAAGCTAGATATGGAACCAGGCGAACGCTACATTAGCCGAGTGCGTTCTAACAAAACGTCGCCTATTCAAGATATTTTTGCACAAATAAACGGGCGTATCAATGAAGAATTGGAATTAATGCCCGAGTTGGCAAACGATGTAGATGCACTAAAAAAACACATACCTTATTTAGGGGAAGTGTTTTTAGGGCACGTACGCTACGGAACTTTCGGAAAAAACAACATAGAAAGCGTGCACCCATTTTTGCGTCAGAACAATTGGATGCATCGCAACCTTATTGTGGCCGGAAACTTTAACTTAACCAACGTAAAGGTTTTGTTTGATGATTTGGTGCGTTTGGGGCAACATCCAAAGGAAATGGCAGATACGGTGACGGTGATGGAAAAAATTGGTCATTTTTTAGACGATGAAGTAGAAGAGTTGTATTTCGATGTTCGCGATAAAGAAGGCTTGTCTAAAAAAGATGCATCACCAGTAATCGGTGAGCGTTTAGACGTTGCACGTATTTTGCGCAGAGCATCTAAAAACTGGGACGGCGGTTTTGCAATGGCAGGAATGTTGGGGCATGGCGATGCATTTGTGTTGCGTGATCCGGCAGGAATTCGTCCCGCTTTTTATTACGAAGACGATGAAATTGTTGCCGTAGCATCAGAGCGTCCGGTGATTCAAACAGCATTTAATGTTCCTTTTACCGATATTAAAGAATTAGATCCCGGAAAAGCAATTATTATCAAGAAAAATGGTGCGGTTTCTTTTGAACAAATTTTAGATCCTTTGGAACGAAAAGCTTGTTCGTTTGAACGTATTTATTTTTCTCGCGGAAATGATGCATCGATCTACCAAGAACGAAAAATGTTGGGGAGAACCATGATGCCTATGATTTTAAAGGAATTGAACAACGATGTAGAAAATGCCGTGTTCTCTTATATTCCTAATACCGCCGAAGTATCCTATTTTGGAATGGTGGAAGGGGCACAAGAATTTTTAAATAAGCAAAAAACCGAACAAATTTTAGCTTTAAAAGATGAATTGTCTCCTGAAAAAATAAACGAAATTTTATCAAAAACCATCCGTTCAGAAAAAATCACCATAAAAGATGCCAAATTGCGCACGTTTATTACAGACGACAGCAACCGCGATGATATGGTGGAACATGTGTATGATGTAACTTATGGCGTTGTGAAACCAACCGATACGTTGATTGTGATTGATGACAGTATTGTGCGCGGAACTACCTTGAAAAAATCGATTGTAAAAATGTTGGATCGATTAAATCCTAAAAAGATCATCGTAGTTTCATCGGCTCCACAAATTCGTTATCCCGATTGTTACGGAATCGACATGGCAAAAATGGAAACTTTGATTGCTTTTAACGCCACTTTAGAATTGTTGAAAGATCGTAACATGTATCATGTAATTGATGAAGTGTATCAGAAATGTAAAAAGCAAGAAAATTTGCCCGATGAAGAAGTGGTGAATTTTGTAAAAGAAATTTATGCGCCGTTTACCGACGAAGAAATTTCTGATAAAATCTCTGAAATGTTGCACCCAGAAACGGTAAAAGCCGATTTAAAAGTAATGTTTCAAACGGTAGAGAATTTACATATTTCTTGTCCGGATAATTTGGGTGATTGGTATTTTACCGGAAATTATCCAACAGCAGGCGGAAACCGCGTTGTGAACCGAGCGTTTATGAACTTTGTGGAAGGGAAAGACGCCAGAGCGTATTAA
- a CDS encoding helix-turn-helix domain-containing protein — protein MKAVGNKIRKIRELKGFTQDYMASQLDISQRAYSKLEKEEIKLDWQRIERISTILEIDPIDLVSFDDNLVFHNSTQSGKINTINNHFPNELKQSYEDRIKHLEDEVVFLRSLISNKEN, from the coding sequence ATGAAAGCTGTAGGAAATAAAATCAGAAAAATACGCGAGTTAAAAGGTTTTACTCAAGATTATATGGCATCTCAATTGGATATTTCGCAACGTGCTTATTCTAAATTAGAAAAAGAAGAAATTAAACTGGATTGGCAACGCATTGAAAGAATATCAACTATTTTAGAGATAGACCCTATTGATTTGGTTTCTTTTGATGATAATCTGGTTTTTCACAATTCTACACAGTCTGGTAAAATAAATACGATCAACAATCATTTCCCTAATGAGTTAAAACAATCTTATGAAGACCGCATTAAACATTTAGAAGATGAAGTTGTTTTTTTAAGAAGTTTGATAAGTAATAAAGAAAATTAA
- a CDS encoding DUF3450 domain-containing protein gives MNTKIYLIPFVFLLISCVPKDKYKQLEEENNSLQFEIDNQNMTLAVQSQDIENYKKQIERLEEQKSEIEKELIKYKPKGKTLSSKTFSEQEAINTVNDYYNFYERDYVIRNVKVRRQTNASFWVSYEKVNRKFAENDFHYNAETKVLEFYDDNKYQLKNNW, from the coding sequence ATGAATACTAAAATTTATTTAATTCCTTTTGTTTTTCTACTAATTAGCTGTGTTCCAAAAGATAAATATAAACAGTTAGAAGAAGAAAATAATTCTCTTCAATTTGAAATAGATAATCAAAATATGACCCTGGCAGTACAAAGTCAAGATATTGAAAATTATAAAAAACAAATAGAACGTTTAGAGGAGCAAAAATCGGAAATTGAAAAAGAGTTAATTAAATACAAACCTAAAGGAAAAACATTATCTAGTAAAACATTTTCTGAACAAGAAGCTATAAATACTGTTAATGATTATTACAATTTTTATGAACGAGATTATGTAATCAGAAACGTTAAAGTTCGTAGACAAACAAATGCTTCATTTTGGGTGTCTTATGAAAAGGTAAATAGAAAATTTGCTGAAAATGATTTTCATTATAATGCAGAAACAAAGGTTTTAGAGTTTTATGATGATAATAAATATCAATTAAAAAATAATTGGTAA